A DNA window from Pseudomonas sp. B21-056 contains the following coding sequences:
- a CDS encoding sensor histidine kinase, with amino-acid sequence MMSLRLRLSLTLGAAFTLIWALAAAWMLSDLRNQMMFSLDQRLVASARMVAGLLEQLPPLPSKGDGTHFSAEQLSIPGGMACQVSSLRGEILARSHSTPEQALEAEKMGFHDQMINGAPWRSFTLARGDVRITTADRQIEREALNMSILLAASVPVGVALLGCLCLLWLGVGQGLAPLNRMRDALMRRNADSLEPLQIHPLPSELRPLLETQNQLFQRIGKTIERERRLTGDAAHELRSPLTAIKTHLQVARMTDGVARDQSLARAEEGADRLHRTLEQLLLLARVEGSLSFDDGVQCNAEQVARLAIQDAASGDPGRIRLHVAPGVSDAPVQMPAVLSIAALRNLLDNALRHTPEGTEVELSLDMIGQRVRFQVRDHGPGIAADDIQHLTQRFWRNGQSTGCGLGLAIVQAIVQRCGCSLHFDSRPDGLRVELTMPVQVQVR; translated from the coding sequence GTGATGAGCCTGCGATTGCGCCTGAGCCTGACCCTCGGCGCGGCCTTCACCCTGATCTGGGCCCTGGCGGCGGCGTGGATGCTCAGCGATCTGCGTAACCAGATGATGTTTTCCCTCGATCAGCGTCTGGTGGCGTCGGCGCGGATGGTCGCCGGCCTGCTGGAGCAACTGCCGCCGTTGCCAAGCAAGGGTGACGGCACGCATTTCAGCGCCGAGCAATTGAGCATTCCCGGCGGCATGGCCTGCCAGGTCAGCTCCTTGCGTGGCGAGATCCTGGCCCGCAGTCACAGCACCCCGGAACAAGCCCTGGAAGCCGAGAAAATGGGCTTTCACGACCAGATGATCAACGGTGCGCCGTGGCGCAGCTTCACCCTGGCGCGGGGCGATGTGCGCATCACCACCGCCGACCGGCAGATCGAGCGGGAAGCCCTGAACATGTCGATTCTGTTGGCTGCTTCTGTGCCGGTGGGTGTGGCGCTGCTCGGCTGCCTGTGCCTGCTGTGGCTAGGCGTCGGCCAAGGCCTGGCGCCGCTCAATCGCATGCGCGATGCACTGATGCGCCGCAATGCCGATTCTCTGGAACCTTTGCAGATCCATCCGTTGCCCAGCGAATTGCGGCCCCTGCTGGAAACCCAGAACCAGCTGTTCCAGCGCATCGGCAAGACCATCGAGCGTGAACGGAGGCTGACCGGCGATGCCGCCCATGAACTGCGCAGCCCCTTGACGGCCATCAAGACGCACCTGCAAGTGGCGCGCATGACCGACGGCGTCGCACGCGACCAGTCTCTGGCCAGGGCCGAGGAGGGCGCTGACCGGTTGCATCGCACCCTCGAGCAGTTGCTGCTGCTGGCCCGGGTGGAGGGCAGCCTGTCCTTCGACGATGGGGTGCAGTGCAACGCCGAGCAGGTCGCGCGGCTGGCGATCCAGGATGCGGCCAGTGGCGACCCTGGGCGAATCAGGCTGCACGTTGCTCCTGGGGTATCCGATGCGCCGGTGCAGATGCCGGCGGTGCTTTCCATTGCGGCGTTGCGCAACCTGTTGGATAACGCGCTGCGCCATACCCCGGAGGGTACCGAGGTGGAGCTGAGCCTGGACATGATTGGCCAGCGGGTGCGTTTCCAGGTCCGCGATCACGGCCCTGGCATTGCCGCCGATGATATCCAGCACCTGACCCAGCGCTTCTGGCGCAACGGTCAGAGCACCGGCTGCGGCCTGGGGCTGGCGATCGTCCAGGCGATTGTCCAGCGTTGTGGTTGCAGCCTGCATTTCGACAGTCGTCCGGACGGGCTGCGGGTGGAATTGACGATGCCGGTACAGGTGCAGGTTCGGTAG
- a CDS encoding pyrimidine/purine nucleoside phosphorylase has product MFKVNEYFDGTVKSIAFGTAEGPATIGVMAPGEYEFGTAQREIMHVVSGALTVKLPGSSEWETFAAGSRFNVPADSKFQLKVAVDTAYLCEYRA; this is encoded by the coding sequence ATGTTCAAAGTCAACGAGTACTTCGACGGCACCGTCAAGTCGATCGCTTTCGGTACGGCTGAAGGCCCTGCGACCATCGGCGTCATGGCGCCGGGCGAATACGAGTTCGGCACGGCCCAGCGGGAAATCATGCACGTTGTGTCCGGCGCCCTGACCGTGAAACTGCCTGGCAGCAGCGAATGGGAAACCTTCGCGGCCGGCAGCCGGTTCAATGTACCGGCCGACAGCAAGTTCCAGCTCAAGGTGGCGGTCGACACCGCCTACCTGTGCGAATACCGCGCATAG
- a CDS encoding TlpA disulfide reductase family protein, with product MLTFTLGTFAIALNHLLLISALALATLVGWRVARRGGENPESVLFVLFLAGLLAARIGFVVAYWSHYQNDPWQIVDLRDGGFLAWPGIVALVIGTLLWTRRRPALRRPLGFGVGSGLLFWLLATMALTIYEQGTRLPDIDLRDASGQTVKLTDYQGGPLVINLWATWCPPCRREMPVLEKAQQQRPDLTFLFVNQAESMQSVSTYLATQGLSLGNVLFDGSGRLGQAVGSMALPTTLFYSADGRLLGSHLGELSEASLARALESFETPGSTTAPHPATRKPPCPASATC from the coding sequence ATGCTGACATTCACCCTGGGCACCTTTGCCATCGCCCTCAACCACCTGCTGCTGATCAGTGCCTTGGCGCTGGCGACCCTCGTGGGCTGGCGGGTGGCCAGACGTGGTGGCGAAAACCCCGAATCGGTGCTGTTCGTGTTGTTCCTGGCGGGGCTTCTGGCCGCGCGGATCGGCTTTGTCGTCGCCTACTGGAGCCATTACCAGAACGACCCGTGGCAGATCGTCGACTTGCGCGACGGCGGTTTCCTGGCCTGGCCAGGTATCGTGGCACTGGTAATCGGGACGCTGCTGTGGACCCGACGTCGACCGGCCCTGCGCCGGCCATTGGGTTTCGGTGTCGGCAGCGGCCTGCTGTTCTGGCTGCTGGCGACCATGGCGCTGACGATCTATGAACAGGGCACTCGGTTGCCAGACATCGACCTGCGCGACGCCAGTGGACAGACCGTGAAGCTCACCGATTATCAGGGCGGGCCCCTGGTGATCAATCTCTGGGCCACCTGGTGCCCACCCTGCCGGCGTGAAATGCCGGTGCTGGAAAAAGCCCAACAGCAACGTCCGGACCTGACCTTCCTGTTCGTCAACCAGGCCGAAAGCATGCAGAGCGTCAGCACTTACCTCGCCACCCAGGGCCTGAGCCTGGGCAACGTGCTGTTCGATGGTAGCGGTCGCCTCGGCCAGGCCGTGGGTTCCATGGCGCTGCCGACGACGCTGTTCTACAGCGCCGACGGCCGCCTGCTGGGCAGTCACCTGGGTGAACTGTCGGAAGCAAGCCTGGCCCGCGCCCTGGAGAGTTTCGAAACGCCGGGTTCAACCACGGCCCCCCACCCCGCCACAAGGAAACCGCCATGCCCCGCCTCCGCCACCTGCTGA
- a CDS encoding substrate-binding periplasmic protein, with protein sequence MISRIFLAALAVFLMLPASAAQLVRIGAAHFPPYTVRPENGADTGLLPQLVEALNRSQTEYQFELVPTSIPRRFNDFKQGRVDMAIFENPDWGWKDVPHTAVDMGLEDAEVFVTQRQPDRQQSYFADLRGKRLALFSGYHYAFAEFNADPKFLVGQYNATLTYSHDSNLLMVLRGRADIALVTRSYLNDYVLRNPEVGPQLLVSERIDQVYHHYALIRPQAPITSEAFGQLLQKLRDNGQLLAIFKPYQIELVPTHAH encoded by the coding sequence ATGATCTCGCGTATTTTTCTGGCTGCACTGGCTGTTTTCCTGATGTTACCGGCCTCGGCGGCGCAACTGGTCCGGATCGGGGCCGCGCATTTCCCACCTTATACCGTGCGCCCCGAAAACGGCGCCGACACCGGCCTGTTGCCGCAGTTGGTCGAAGCCCTGAATCGCTCCCAGACCGAGTACCAATTCGAACTGGTACCCACGTCGATTCCACGTCGTTTCAATGATTTCAAGCAGGGGCGGGTCGACATGGCGATCTTCGAGAACCCCGACTGGGGTTGGAAGGATGTGCCTCATACCGCAGTGGACATGGGCCTGGAAGATGCGGAAGTCTTCGTCACCCAACGTCAGCCGGATCGTCAGCAGAGCTACTTTGCCGACCTCAGGGGCAAGCGCCTGGCCCTGTTCAGCGGCTATCACTACGCTTTTGCCGAGTTCAACGCTGACCCCAAGTTCCTGGTGGGCCAATACAACGCCACGCTGACGTATTCCCACGACAGCAACCTGCTGATGGTGTTGCGGGGGCGTGCGGACATCGCCCTGGTGACCCGCTCATACCTGAACGACTACGTGCTGCGCAATCCTGAAGTCGGGCCCCAGTTGCTGGTGTCCGAGCGTATCGATCAGGTTTACCACCACTATGCCCTGATCCGGCCGCAGGCGCCGATTACCAGCGAAGCGTTCGGACAATTGCTGCAGAAGCTTCGGGATAACGGTCAACTGCTGGCGATTTTCAAGCCTTACCAGATCGAACTGGTGCCAACGCACGCCCATTGA
- a CDS encoding MOSC domain-containing protein, translated as MLRLSALYRYPLKSGKGQSLQGIGLDKLGLDGDRRWMLVDAASGRFLTQRAVAKMSQLSALWNEAGGLTLSAPGYGSLEVALPSAREEQLRGVTIWRDTLRVPDAGDEAGAWVSEFIGNATRLVHVPLELARTTAAGYGKDDDKVAFADGFPLLLIGQSSLQDLSNRVGRPMEMLRFRPNLVIEGSPAFAEDGWKRIRVGDVEFRVVKPCSRCIMTTVDPQTGERDPGREPFATLQQYRSTPDGPMFGQNLVNDGNGRLEVGMPVEVLE; from the coding sequence ATGTTGCGTCTGAGCGCGCTGTATCGTTATCCGTTGAAATCCGGCAAGGGCCAGTCCTTGCAGGGGATTGGCCTGGACAAGCTCGGGCTGGACGGTGATCGGCGCTGGATGCTGGTGGATGCAGCCAGTGGGCGATTCCTGACCCAGCGTGCCGTGGCGAAGATGAGCCAGCTCTCGGCGTTGTGGAACGAGGCGGGTGGCTTGACCCTGAGTGCGCCGGGCTACGGCAGTCTCGAGGTAGCGCTGCCGTCTGCCCGGGAAGAGCAACTGCGCGGGGTGACTATCTGGCGCGATACCCTGCGTGTGCCGGATGCCGGTGACGAGGCGGGGGCCTGGGTCAGCGAATTCATCGGCAACGCCACTCGCCTGGTGCATGTGCCGCTGGAGTTGGCGCGCACCACGGCGGCCGGTTATGGCAAGGACGACGACAAGGTTGCTTTTGCCGACGGATTCCCGTTACTGCTGATTGGCCAGTCCTCGTTGCAGGATCTGTCGAATCGGGTCGGTCGCCCGATGGAGATGTTGCGCTTTCGTCCCAACCTGGTGATCGAAGGCAGCCCGGCGTTTGCCGAAGATGGGTGGAAGCGCATCCGTGTCGGCGATGTGGAGTTCCGGGTGGTCAAGCCCTGCTCGCGTTGCATCATGACCACGGTGGATCCACAGACCGGCGAGCGCGATCCGGGCCGTGAGCCTTTCGCCACATTGCAGCAGTATCGTTCGACGCCGGACGGTCCGATGTTCGGTCAGAACCTGGTCAATGACGGCAATGGTCGGCTTGAAGTCGGCATGCCGGTTGAAGTGCTCGAATAA
- a CDS encoding TetR/AcrR family transcriptional regulator, whose translation MDEQKALTVMHELVGLGQLTDPDSARGKLLQTAAHLFRNKGFERTTVRDLASAVGIQSGSIFHHFKSKDEILRAVMEETIRYNTALMRAALAEAGSVRERVLALIRCELQSIMGGTGEAMAVLVYEWRSLSQQGQRQVLALRDIYEDLWLEVLGQAKDAGYIRGDVFITRRFLTGALSWTTTWFRAEGSLSLDELAEQALILVLEEKQ comes from the coding sequence GTGGATGAGCAAAAAGCCCTGACGGTGATGCATGAGCTGGTTGGCCTCGGGCAATTGACCGACCCGGACAGTGCTCGCGGCAAACTGCTCCAGACCGCCGCCCACCTGTTTCGCAACAAAGGCTTCGAACGCACTACGGTACGCGACCTGGCGAGCGCCGTGGGTATTCAGTCCGGCAGCATTTTTCACCACTTCAAAAGCAAGGACGAGATCCTGCGGGCAGTGATGGAAGAAACCATCCGCTACAACACCGCCTTGATGCGTGCAGCACTGGCCGAGGCGGGCAGTGTGCGTGAGCGGGTGCTCGCGCTGATCCGCTGCGAATTGCAGTCGATCATGGGGGGGACCGGCGAAGCGATGGCGGTATTGGTCTACGAGTGGCGCTCGTTATCCCAGCAAGGACAACGGCAAGTGCTGGCCTTGCGGGATATTTACGAAGACTTGTGGCTCGAGGTATTGGGCCAGGCCAAGGATGCCGGGTATATTCGCGGGGACGTGTTCATTACCCGGCGCTTTCTCACGGGAGCGTTGTCCTGGACCACCACCTGGTTTCGCGCCGAGGGCAGCCTGAGCCTCGACGAACTGGCCGAGCAAGCATTGATTCTGGTACTAGAAGAAAAACAATAA
- the dsbG gene encoding thiol:disulfide interchange protein DsbG, with amino-acid sequence MPRLRHLLTLAVATALLQTPLLHAEELPAAIKKIEAKGAKIVGTFEAPDGLRGYAAQYQNRGMALYLTPDGQHVLLGNLYDADGNDLSAEPLQKLVYAPMAKQIWAKMEASNWIADGSKDAPRTVYLFSDPNCPYCNMFWEQARPWVKAGKVQLRHIMVGIIREDSPGKSAALLAAKDPQKALEDHEKSGKGSALKPLKDVPPAVQAKLDANQQLMDELELSATPAIFYLDEKGELQQQQGAPSPDKLVKILGR; translated from the coding sequence ATGCCCCGCCTCCGCCACCTGCTGACGCTGGCCGTCGCCACGGCGCTGTTGCAAACACCGTTGCTACACGCCGAAGAACTGCCGGCAGCCATCAAGAAAATCGAAGCCAAGGGCGCGAAGATCGTCGGCACCTTCGAGGCACCGGACGGGCTGCGCGGCTATGCGGCGCAATACCAGAACCGTGGCATGGCGCTGTACCTGACGCCGGACGGCCAGCACGTCCTGCTCGGCAACCTGTACGACGCCGACGGCAACGACCTGAGCGCCGAGCCACTGCAGAAGCTGGTCTATGCACCGATGGCGAAGCAAATCTGGGCAAAAATGGAGGCGAGCAACTGGATCGCCGACGGCAGCAAGGACGCACCGCGCACCGTGTACCTGTTCAGTGACCCCAACTGCCCGTACTGCAACATGTTCTGGGAACAGGCACGGCCATGGGTCAAGGCCGGCAAGGTGCAGTTGCGCCACATCATGGTGGGCATCATCCGCGAAGACAGCCCCGGGAAATCCGCCGCGCTGCTGGCGGCCAAGGATCCGCAAAAAGCCCTGGAGGACCATGAAAAATCCGGCAAGGGCAGCGCGCTCAAGCCCCTCAAGGACGTACCGCCCGCCGTCCAGGCCAAGCTCGATGCCAACCAGCAGTTGATGGACGAGCTGGAGCTGTCCGCCACCCCGGCGATCTTCTACCTGGATGAAAAAGGCGAGCTGCAACAGCAACAAGGCGCCCCGTCGCCGGACAAGCTGGTGAAGATTCTCGGGCGGTAG
- the dsbD gene encoding protein-disulfide reductase DsbD has product MRRLFLLWLLLISGLAQAANPFETKPDFLPVEKAFVFTSERLDSGETQLFWQIADGYYLYQKRLKFDGLADAQKPKLPEGEAHSDEFFGDQQVYRQALELKIPAGAIGKIKVGFQGCADAGLCYPPQTQVVDLGGGASAVIKGEAPDQALASGLQQRALGWSLLVFFGLGLLLAFTPCSLPMLPILAGLVVGSGAGPRRGLALAGSYVVSMALVYAAMGVLAALLGANLQALLQQPWLLGTFAAVFVVLALPMFGFFELQLPAALRDRLENAGRQRRGGSLVGAGVLGALSGLLVGPCMTAPLAGALLYIAQSGNALHGGLILFAMGVGIGLPLLLLVTVGNRFLPKPGAWMDLVKGVFGFLFLGTALLMIRPVIDGSLWIGLWGVLLLIAAYSAWRQTEGFGRMAYACGSASLLFGLWGSALLVGAAGGSDDFFQPLKVYTGDQGNATVSAHDAFVTISEPAVLQKELDAAKAQGQWVLVDYYADWCVACKIMEKQVFGRVEVLDALKDVRLLRLDVTADNAASRALLSRYQVPGPPSLLWIGADGEERRSQRITGEVDAKGFLERWSSTRDAN; this is encoded by the coding sequence ATGCGTCGATTGTTTTTGCTGTGGCTGCTGCTGATTTCGGGCCTGGCCCAGGCCGCCAATCCTTTCGAAACCAAACCCGATTTCCTGCCGGTGGAAAAGGCCTTCGTGTTTACTTCCGAACGCCTGGACTCCGGTGAAACCCAGCTCTTCTGGCAGATCGCCGATGGGTACTACCTGTATCAGAAGCGACTCAAATTCGATGGCCTTGCCGATGCGCAGAAACCGAAGCTGCCCGAAGGTGAAGCCCACAGCGATGAGTTTTTCGGCGACCAACAGGTCTATCGCCAGGCACTGGAGCTGAAGATTCCGGCGGGCGCCATCGGCAAGATCAAGGTCGGCTTCCAAGGCTGTGCCGATGCAGGCCTGTGCTACCCACCCCAGACCCAGGTGGTCGACCTGGGCGGCGGTGCATCCGCTGTGATCAAAGGCGAAGCGCCGGACCAGGCCCTGGCCAGCGGCCTGCAACAACGGGCGCTGGGCTGGAGCCTGTTGGTATTTTTCGGCCTGGGGCTGTTGCTGGCGTTTACACCGTGCTCCCTGCCGATGCTGCCGATCCTCGCCGGCCTGGTCGTCGGCAGCGGTGCCGGACCTCGACGCGGCCTGGCGTTGGCCGGCAGCTACGTGGTCAGCATGGCCCTGGTGTACGCCGCCATGGGCGTGCTGGCCGCGCTGCTGGGCGCCAATCTCCAGGCTTTGCTGCAACAGCCGTGGCTGCTGGGGACTTTCGCGGCGGTGTTCGTGGTGCTGGCGCTGCCCATGTTCGGTTTCTTCGAATTGCAATTGCCGGCAGCCCTGCGCGATCGCCTGGAGAACGCCGGGCGTCAGCGACGCGGCGGCAGCCTGGTGGGCGCAGGAGTTCTCGGCGCGCTGTCCGGCCTGCTGGTGGGCCCGTGCATGACCGCCCCGCTGGCCGGCGCGCTGCTGTACATCGCCCAGAGTGGTAACGCGCTGCACGGTGGCCTGATCCTGTTTGCCATGGGTGTCGGCATCGGCCTGCCGCTGTTGTTGCTGGTGACCGTGGGCAACCGCTTCCTGCCCAAGCCCGGCGCCTGGATGGACCTGGTCAAGGGTGTGTTCGGCTTCCTGTTCCTGGGCACTGCGTTGCTGATGATTCGCCCGGTCATCGATGGCTCGCTGTGGATCGGACTGTGGGGGGTGTTGTTGTTGATCGCCGCCTACAGCGCCTGGCGCCAGACCGAAGGGTTCGGTCGCATGGCCTATGCCTGCGGCAGCGCGTCACTGCTGTTTGGCCTGTGGGGCAGCGCGCTGCTGGTGGGCGCGGCCGGCGGTAGCGATGATTTCTTCCAGCCGCTGAAGGTCTACACCGGCGACCAGGGCAATGCGACCGTCAGTGCCCACGATGCCTTCGTCACGATCAGCGAGCCTGCCGTCCTGCAAAAGGAGCTGGACGCGGCCAAGGCCCAGGGCCAATGGGTGCTCGTGGACTATTACGCCGACTGGTGCGTGGCCTGCAAGATCATGGAAAAACAGGTGTTCGGCCGTGTCGAGGTGCTGGACGCCCTGAAAGATGTACGCCTGCTGCGCCTCGACGTGACCGCCGACAACGCCGCCAGCCGCGCACTGCTGAGCCGATATCAGGTGCCCGGGCCGCCGAGCCTGCTGTGGATCGGCGCCGACGGTGAAGAGCGCCGCAGCCAGCGCATCACCGGGGAAGTCGATGCCAAGGGATTCCTGGAACGCTGGAGCAGCACCCGGGACGCGAACTGA
- a CDS encoding response regulator — protein MRVLVCEDDELIASGIVAGLTAQGLTVEHVATASAARAMVGVAEFDVMVLDLGLPDEDGLKLLKQLRQQGLEIPVLILTARDSVTDRVDGLQAGADDYLLKPFDLRELAARLHTLLRRVAGRSVNLIEHGRLTYDPSSRETLLDGQPVDLSRREQSLLQALLHSRGRVLSTEQLKDSVYGFNDELESNALNVHIHHLRRKLGNGIVETVRGLGYRLGPADGGEPSK, from the coding sequence ATGCGTGTACTGGTTTGCGAAGACGATGAACTGATCGCCAGCGGGATCGTCGCCGGTCTCACGGCCCAGGGCCTGACCGTCGAGCACGTCGCCACGGCCTCGGCGGCGCGGGCGATGGTTGGCGTGGCCGAGTTCGATGTCATGGTGCTGGACCTGGGGCTGCCCGACGAGGACGGCCTCAAACTGCTCAAGCAACTGCGCCAGCAAGGTTTGGAGATTCCGGTGCTGATCCTCACCGCACGGGACTCGGTAACCGATCGGGTCGACGGACTGCAAGCTGGGGCCGACGACTACCTGCTCAAACCTTTCGACCTGCGCGAACTGGCGGCGCGCCTGCACACCTTGCTGCGGCGCGTCGCGGGTCGTAGCGTCAACCTGATCGAACACGGTCGCCTGACGTACGACCCCAGCAGCCGTGAAACCCTCCTGGATGGCCAGCCGGTGGATCTGTCCCGGCGTGAGCAGTCACTGTTGCAGGCGCTGTTGCACAGCCGTGGTCGGGTGCTGTCCACCGAGCAACTCAAGGACAGTGTCTACGGGTTCAACGACGAACTGGAAAGCAACGCCCTCAACGTCCATATCCACCACCTGCGGCGCAAGCTCGGCAATGGGATTGTCGAGACTGTGCGTGGGCTGGGTTATCGCCTCGGCCCGGCCGATGGCGGGGAGCCTTCCAAGTGA
- a CDS encoding GNAT family N-acetyltransferase → MDTSIVISTAAPGDAGIISRIAERSIRVGCAADHRNDPRIVAAWTRNSTPARIRPWLADPRLRLTLARLQGRPVGVAMASINGRIAFCYVQPEWFRRGAGRALVRDIEAWLYGRGLAQVRLNSTATSHGFYRRLGFEQSAKAFAIGGVAAIAMHKSLGERLKH, encoded by the coding sequence ATGGACACTTCCATCGTAATCAGCACCGCCGCGCCGGGTGACGCCGGCATCATCAGCCGGATCGCCGAGCGTTCCATCCGGGTCGGTTGTGCCGCGGACCACCGTAACGACCCGCGCATCGTGGCCGCCTGGACCCGCAACAGTACCCCTGCACGTATTCGCCCCTGGCTGGCCGACCCGCGGTTGCGCCTGACCCTGGCGCGTCTGCAAGGGCGACCGGTGGGCGTCGCCATGGCCTCGATCAATGGCCGGATCGCATTCTGCTACGTGCAGCCGGAGTGGTTTCGACGCGGGGCCGGGCGGGCATTGGTTCGGGATATTGAAGCCTGGTTGTACGGTCGCGGGCTTGCCCAGGTGCGGCTAAACAGCACAGCCACGAGCCATGGGTTCTATCGCCGCCTGGGGTTCGAGCAAAGCGCCAAGGCATTTGCCATCGGCGGTGTCGCGGCGATTGCGATGCACAAGTCGCTGGGTGAGCGGTTGAAGCATTAG
- a CDS encoding alpha/beta fold hydrolase, which yields MPFATLDGQPLHYLDQGHGPVVVLGSSYLWDHGMWAPQIEALSRHYRVIAPDLWGHGQSGRLPEGMTSLDDLARQVLGLMDHLDIDRFSLVGLSVGGMWGARLALAAPKRLQALVLMDTYVGVEPEPTRLYYFSLFDKIEASGSIPEPLLDIVVPIFFRPGIDPQSPLYQQFRATLAALPADRLRHSIVPLGRIIFGRDDILPRLGELDAGSTLVMCGDQDKPRPPSESLEMAALIGCPHVLIPEAGHISNLENPGFVTEALLEFLAHRHGA from the coding sequence ATGCCCTTTGCAACCCTTGACGGACAACCCCTTCATTACCTGGACCAGGGCCACGGCCCTGTGGTGGTACTGGGCAGCAGCTATCTGTGGGACCACGGCATGTGGGCGCCGCAGATCGAAGCGTTGTCGCGGCATTACCGGGTGATCGCCCCGGACCTGTGGGGCCATGGTCAATCCGGGCGCTTGCCCGAGGGCATGACGTCCCTGGACGACCTGGCCCGCCAGGTCCTGGGGTTGATGGATCACCTGGACATCGATCGCTTCAGCCTGGTGGGGCTGTCGGTAGGCGGGATGTGGGGCGCGCGGTTGGCGTTGGCGGCTCCTAAGCGGTTGCAGGCGCTGGTGCTGATGGATACCTATGTGGGTGTCGAGCCGGAGCCGACCCGCCTGTATTACTTCTCGCTGTTCGACAAGATCGAAGCCAGCGGCAGCATTCCCGAACCGTTGCTGGACATCGTCGTGCCGATCTTCTTCCGGCCGGGTATCGATCCGCAGTCGCCGCTGTACCAGCAGTTCCGCGCCACCCTGGCCGCGCTGCCGGCTGATCGTCTGCGCCACAGCATCGTGCCATTGGGGCGGATCATTTTCGGTCGGGACGATATTCTGCCACGCCTGGGTGAGCTGGATGCGGGCAGTACCTTGGTGATGTGCGGTGACCAGGACAAACCACGGCCACCTTCCGAGTCCCTGGAAATGGCCGCGTTGATTGGTTGCCCTCATGTGCTGATCCCGGAGGCGGGGCACATTTCCAATCTGGAGAATCCCGGGTTCGTGACCGAGGCGTTGCTGGAGTTTCTGGCGCACCGACATGGAGCTTAG
- a CDS encoding exonuclease domain-containing protein — protein sequence MPQWLVIDLEATTDEGGWPVTEMEIIEIGATLVNRDGRELDHFQRFVRPLRRPLLTPFCRELTHITQANIDGAAPISEVWPAFERWLAPYHANLGGWVSWGDYDRKQLLQEWQQQQLQSALAQVPHMNLKQRFAKARRLERPLGLNGALQLAGLQFSGQQHRALEDARNTARLLPLVLTD from the coding sequence ATGCCTCAATGGCTGGTGATTGACCTGGAGGCCACCACCGATGAAGGTGGCTGGCCGGTAACCGAAATGGAAATTATCGAGATCGGTGCCACGCTGGTGAACCGTGACGGGCGCGAGCTGGATCACTTCCAGCGTTTCGTGCGGCCCCTGAGACGACCGCTACTCACGCCCTTCTGCCGTGAGCTGACCCATATCACTCAAGCCAACATCGACGGTGCAGCGCCCATTTCCGAGGTCTGGCCGGCGTTCGAGCGCTGGCTGGCGCCCTACCACGCGAACCTGGGAGGCTGGGTCAGTTGGGGTGACTACGACCGCAAGCAGTTGCTCCAGGAATGGCAGCAGCAACAACTACAGAGTGCTCTCGCCCAAGTCCCCCATATGAACCTCAAGCAACGCTTCGCCAAGGCCCGTCGACTCGAGCGGCCGCTGGGGCTCAACGGGGCATTGCAACTGGCCGGCCTGCAGTTTTCCGGTCAGCAGCACCGCGCCCTGGAAGATGCGCGCAATACGGCAAGGTTATTGCCCCTGGTGCTGACGGATTGA